The nucleotide window CTCCgagcccattcaggctcaaggaataataattattgttaattatgttTTCTCTCCTCTTTGCAACAAGAAATGTGGGATATGGAGATTTTTGTCTCCTTTCCAATCAATAGTGCTGTTATAAGTTTGCAAAGGAAAgacttgtcttgtttttttcagattAATGTCTGGGATACAGCAGGAATGGAAAGGACAAGGTCTCTTACTTCAAATTACTACCGTAATGCACATGCTGTGATCTTTGTATATGCTATTGATGACTCATACTCGCTTACTGTGCTGCATAATTGGGTGCAAGATGTGGATAAGGATGCAAAAATGGCATTAAAATTCCTAGTTGGTAACAAAGTTGATCTGGCAGACGAGAGCTCAGAAgttgacaagaaacaagcagAATTGTTTTGCAAAAACAGTGGGCTCCACTCACAATACCATGTCTCAGCAAAAACAGGTGCCGGTGTAAAGGAAATGTTTTATGACATAGCAAAGTTGATGGTTCACAATACAAAAGCAGCTCATCTTAATAAGGATGCTTTTGCCATAGCTGAAAATGAAGACAGCAAAACAACCAAAAGTAGCAATTGCTGTTGACAGGCTGAAACAAGAAGTTACTGGCAAGTTATTTATAACTCTCCCTCAATGTTTTCTAACTGTTAGCAATTGTCTGTAAAAGCTTAccatgaacaataataattataataattattattaccgtatttacctgtgtataagtcgatctcTTGTATATTAGctccattttggagccaaaaaataagtttttgttattctgggtaagaattttcttgaaaacttATCTtctatcttagaattttctttcaggtatgctATGATTacatttgtcctgaactttgtTTGATCTCAGTCTTTGACCCATTTATAAGTCAAGGGTGATTTTTTGGACCAATTTTTAGGCtataaaaggtcgacttatacatgggtaaatatgGTACTATTGGAATCCTTCACCTAAGGATTGTAATGTTAAGCTGATCTGTAGGTGCAAACAAGGACAAAAATGTCTGAACAAATATATATGCAGATGACAGGCTTTGTTAGagctcccccccccctccaaaaaaaaattaataaaatgctTGTACAGCAGTGTATGCAGAAAACAACTGGTGTGATTTTCATAGTTGTCCCTACTTCACTAGGCaaaggcttttgttttcttggagCAATGGCAGCAGTAACAACACACGATGTCTGGGATTGTGTCACTGTCTACTTTAAATAGTGTGAGTTATacattatttataatttatcCTGAACGTTACACGTAATGTATCTGTGCAATTACATAATAAATAGGGATCTGTATGGAAATCACCCCATAACTGCATGCAGTTTGAAAAGTATCTTTACTTCCCCAGGTGTTGctcatgaaattcatattttttttttttttggggggtgggGGCTGAGGAAGTTTGTCacatttaacaaattgacgtcagtttttcatgcgtctgtcctgttattgatcatgaatttcgtcacaacattgtcaaagtagctgtggatccacgaggcgatagtaTCTACTAATTCAAATTACTTTGCTGAACAACTGACGACAACAGTGCATGAAATAGTGAGTACCTAATTTTTGAAACGCCTGGTCTGgcaaaatgcaaaaattaatgGTATGGCTTTAAAACTTGTGCTAGTTGATCATTAGGTGAACAGTAAACAATCTCTAAATTACTACCACTTTCCAAGTCATCAGTGTACACGGTAACTTAAGGTACAAATTTCTATCCGTTGTCTTTTACCTGCAAACTATGTACACTGTTGATTTTTTAGGCATGTAAAGGAGGGGGAGAGGGGGAAGTCTTTTTTGTTGAGGTTAATAATAATGGtgtgaaatgaaagaaaaattatggGAGGGTTCTCTGTGATGTGTGAAATAATTGGACAGGTTTGTTCATCCTTTAACACAAACATACTTTTACATAAATTTAATTAGCTCAAGAAATTGCTTTTAGGTCGATTTacaagtttttgcttttatcTAAATGTAATGCCTTACCCTTCCAATTATAACAGATAGCATGTTAAATTACTTTTGAGTATACCATTATAATGTTAGAAATTAATTGCATCTAAGTAgattattatttacaaaaacaaCTTGGATACAAcgtgcattctgattggtcagtaAACTCAGAGAATTGCTACTACTCACAATTGTTTTGTAAAAGCAATAGCCCAAATTTTCTATGGATTTACTGGTGTAATTAACTTACTTGGGATGTTGGGAGAACACTCAAAAAGCTTGTTAATGACACACATCCCACTCGGGTTTAGCTGATAGACCCATAAAAAATGTAGTCTAGTGCTTAAATAAGTAGATTATTTTGTATCCTGATTgccatcaattttttttgtaaaatgacATACAAAACTAAGTTTGTATGAATAATGTAAAAAGGATGATCTCCAACAAAAAGTAGAATTACCataatttagtgtttttgatGTTGTCCTTCATAGCATGTTTACAAAATTAGAAAAAGTTCAAATGAGGCAAGAAACTACTTCAGGGATTTCGAAAACATTCTGTGTAAGGATATAATTATATGCAATAAAACTAAATGAGAGAAAAGCATAAGCAGATAGGCAAGATATCAGTCAAATCTAATGAGCCAATAGCATTGCACAAAGGGTCTATGATATCTGGAATAGATGATGCTACAGATCAGCGAAAGCTAGGATCTACTAATTCAATTTTACAAGTAGTTTCACGTCGTGTTTGAACTTTATATATACAATTATTTTAATATATAAAAAAGTGTATTTGAGTGCCTGATTTtgtgaaataaagaaataacattgTTCCTGGTTTTTGACCAGTGACTTTCATGTGcactttgatttgattttgtcCATGGCTAAGCACTGCAGATTTGGTAAGGGTTGTGTCAATAATAATAGCTGTAAAAGCTAGAAAATTAATTCCTAACAGGTATTGTAGGAAGCCAGTTTGGAGCTCCAAGAAGACTTGCAGGCATTGAAGTAACAGTATTTATTATAACATCAAAACAGAATGGCTCTTATTTTGCACAGATCATCTCTCTTAAATTTGTATGAAATTGTGAAACCCTTGGAAAAGAGCACTCTTATCAAAACCATCATATTGGTTTCACCAAACACACTGGAAAGTGTACTTCTATTTGGACATCCAATGccccccaaaaaaatatataatatatattttttatatatatGGGTTTGAAAGTGCCCTTTCTGCATAATATATACAAAGAAAAACCTCCAACAAAGTTGCATGTTAAGGGCGAAGAGGTTTCAGTGCTTTAGATGGATATGGGTCCTGAGTTACGTgccgtatttacctgtgtataagtcaatcccccattttggagccaaaaaaaaaatgtttttcttatttctgggtaagatttttttgttgaaaaacttaccttttatcttaaaattttctttcaggtatgctAATTTgccctgaactttttttttatctcagtttttgacccatgtataaatcaagagcaatttttttggcgtatttttaggctgtaaaaggtcgacttatacatgggtaaatacggtTTTTGTTTATTAAGTGCAAGGCATAGGTAAAACATTTTGCTGAAGTTTTTCATCAAGCAAAGTCCTGTAACAGCCGTTTTAAGTGTGAAATTCATGGACgattattataaatattttcTAAGGAGATTGACAGAGCCAAGcatttttatcttttagctGCAATGATATGAGTGGTgaagatgaaaacagtcaaacCAATCAattttccacctaaaaaaaaatgaaataaaatgaagcaAGTTGAAGACTCAGATCAAGCAGCACCTCcaccttcttcttcttcttcttggtaCTCGTTCTTCTTCAAATTCCAGTTTTACTATACCATCTCCACCACAAGAATAACTGGCACCATTTTGGGAATGTTGATCTTGCGCTGATGGTGAGTGAATGGATTTCATGGGTGTAGCATTTAAATGCAGATGAGTTGCTATATTCCCAAGCATCTCATTTGTGCCTGTGCCATTTAATGCCGACGTGCTAAATTGCAATGCAAATGCACCAGGAATCTCATCCTCACTAAACGTCGGTGTCAAGTCAATCTTGTTCCTAACTAAAATGTAACAAGCACCTTGAGCATGAGCCTTTGCCAAAGGCAATAGTTCTAGAACCTGTTTGAAGGAATCTTCGTCTGTTACACTGTAAACAAACAGCACTGCTTGGGTGAGTAAGAAATGTGATCGTGTGTACTGAGCGTACTCTTCCATACCAAGGGTGTCCCACAGCTCAAGCTGGGTAACaaagtaaaaaggaaaatgagTATAGTTCCTCAAAATAGATAGATATCTCATATTTTGCCTTCATTACACAACCAAACACATGCAGAGGTAGAGGCATGGATGCCTTGGTCAGCCAGGCCCTATTACTTGTGACAATAAGCTTGGCTGACAAAGTGAACAAGAGATATGCATCGAGTAACAACCTACATATGCCACAGCCGCACACAGAACTCCCCTCCCTCAAAAAAAACCCTTGTTGGCACAAAAAGGGACTGTGCACCCCCGCCCAAATGCAGTGGCACTACCTTTGAAGTTTTAAGGTAACTCTAAAAACAAACCAGATAGTGCTAAATACACAATAAAAATGAACCCAAAGCAAAAGAGGAAGTGGCAAAGCTGACCATAGAATGACACAAGTTCCAACCATTTGCTTTTACAAACGTATTACCCATGAGCTTGCACCCAGATCTCTGTCCTGTGTCAGCAAAATATTAATTTATGTCAATACTGATTGTCAcaaataggccactttcaaaaataccataatactcttggtttgtccctccaaattttgcataaacattgtttccattttctcctgggactcactatggtcccaagagaaaataaaagcaatacttatgcaaaattttggagggacaaacaaacaGTATTATGGCATTTTTAAAAGTGGCCTATTACAGTACATTGTCTTTTTCAATGTGGGaaggactgtttttttttttcttataagaactttattaaaatataatgAAAGCCATGCCAATGACAGCCCATTTAATTAAACTGTTAATTAGACTGTTGTCTAAGACTCATGCcttaaaaatataattatatggAAGTCACGTTGAGAGTTAAATGAGTGTATGCCAGCAGTCAATAATactgtaaaaaaaataacagtcACTTATACTCTGGTCTCTGCTTATGTATTAACTTCATTGGCATTATCCAAGACTTTCAATGAGTTTTAACACAGGTGCCTGGGATATCATTCAAAGAAAGTAGCAGCCACTCTTCTCTTTTCTTAGTGTTTGATTCAACAGAAAATCAAGACAGAGTAGCTGACAGTGAGAGGTGAGCCTCTGACAACATAGACAGTTGTATGTTTCTGATGGCCACGAGTGAAACCCTTGGTTATATTCCTCCATGATTCTATAAACAACTGTCAGCCAAAGGAACCCTTTCATTACTGGTAGGTAAAATTTAGATGCCTGGAGTAATCAGAGGTTTCAATAGAAGGTGGCTACCGGCGATGGACCGCCGGCTACTTCACTTTATTCCGCCGCCTACTTGGCTCACCGATAGTGTGAGACATTTCCCAAAAACATTCAATCGCTGTCTTTCTTAAAAGTAAAATAgccgtttttgcttaactaacCAAGAATCTAATTTCCTAAACCTCTGAATGATAgccattttgtgaaaaaaaaacaaccttaCAGCTGGTTTACAAATTCGAGCAATCACAGTTGCTATGTAATATTTGCGTGACACTCCATAGTTCAAAACTGTCAATCTAAGtgataatataaataataaacacaatatcTGTTATATATGGACCGTTTTATGCCTCGTTTTCCTTGCCTCTTTAGACAAAAATACCCCTcggaaaatgctggaaaaggCATTTCTGAGTGTCTgggtttcaaaattttctgggaggGGGGGCATGCCCTCAGACCCCCCCTAGAGGCTCTTGCCTTTGGTGCTCCTGCCTAGACATCTACTTTTTCAATACAGCCTGCTACTCGAAAACTTACTGAAAGCCCTGAGTAATGGAAGAGTTACTACTGTGATTACCTTCAAGTTGGTGTATGATGTGTTGTGCCTCCTGGAGGCAAACTACCCTGGGAGGGACTCCTAcatggaacagacagggatgctcgtcggaaattttgaatttaaaggagaccatctgggcgtggcttaagctttttgtgacccctaaaggagaccattcTGGGtgtggcttaagcaaattttgacccctgaAAGAGAGAgagcttaaaaaagaaaaaagaagaaaaaagaaaaattgacttctgtttctcttcgcgtaattctgtgtttcttcgcagaaccctaaatgagaccttggcggcttaaaatattgccGCTTTGCctggaacaccctaagcgagaccaaaatccaaaatttacacacCTGAGTGAGatgacgagcatccccgtctgtttcatatatgtgtccccccccccccccccgggcaaacTACAAGGGACaattttgtttactttgtttGCCACTTTGAAAGAGATCTGTAATTGCTCAATCAGGCTGAcaaacattcattttattgGTATATGTACCTTACCTCAATGGTTTCACCACCTACTGTCGTTTTTATTTTGCACTCATGATCCATTGCCCTTTGCTGATCTGATCGGCCACGCAAACATCGAAAAAGAGTAGTCTTCCCAACGCCTGTTTTTCCACACAGTACGACCTTGTATTCTTTCGCCATTTTAGAATCTTTGTTGGCAAGTGAAAAGTAACAAACTACTCTATATTCTGTATTACTGCTCTCTCTTCAACAGGGAACATCTTATCACAGAGCCCATCTTCTGTTTTCAGGCCTAGTTGCCCTTTTCGCTCTTTTAACTCTACAAAAAGATTAGAAATACTGAAGAATACAGAAAATATTGAAGGAAGATTTTAAGTTTGAAAGGTCTTGCAGTTCCAAGCGTCTATCAATTGCAAGATCTActaaataatataaaattaattaggTGCATGAGTAATACGTATTGCTTGTCAAGACACGTCttactagaaaaaaaaatcacgtaAAACGGAGAAATTAATCAATGGGATTCTGTCCACTGATGCGGCCCACGGAGATCCTAGCCTGGTTGTTGGTCAAAGATTCAGAAGTTTTTTAATGAGCCGCCCACAGTAAAAATGCATATGTAGCACTCAGGGTACCAATTTGGACTGGATTATTTCCAAGTATTGCTATGTTGTGTGATTCTATGGTTAACAAACACAACCCACACCAGGATAGCATATGTATGTAATGTATTGAGGTAAAGGTACGTGGATCAGTTTCCGAAAATATGTGCACAACTACCACGGCAATTAATAAATTGCCGTCGTTACTCGGTGTAACCTGCATAACTTGCATGCTTTCCAATAAGTAGGGACCTGATCGAAACTTACCAGATTCTCACTTGGTCATAAGATAATGTTAATCACACATAATTACGAAAGAGCACTACTTCAAACATCAATTAATGTTCATACTCTCGAGAAAAAAAGCGACAACACACCTCCACAAAATTaaggtcggcattaggtaacatagggtgaagcggtctggactgatcggaattttccgatcgtccttgtgacgtcatcgtccgactgataacgaaaaaaaaaaaccaaatatatggcgctgaagtgctttattatcctctgcattaggttataaatttgccggctgccagctctattgggacaactattcctcagtttgcacactgaacgactgacaaagcagttttttcgaggaatggatgaatgtttacatgcctttaccgttttatctttacctaccgcttcactcgatgttacttttttatactgttgcagaggacactacataacataGAGTGAGGcgagactcaaaagcagttctttcgatgaacacatgaatatatgctgatatatggattttcaacacctgttgaaactgttttaaatcttacatctttcacgaaaatatgagcctacttcactcgatgttacttctttgtactgtttttgCACTACATAATAGGATGGGGATGATGTGTCGTGGCATTTGCAGAAATTTGTCATACACAACAAGTGATTTTTCGTTGCAATAAAGTGAGatataatgtcaaacacaatgcTAGCGTCCTTTTTTGCGgtcatctttctttgaccaatatttggaaagtgcagcaattaccatcccttcccctacttgggcttgcttttggcagttaatttttaactcccCTCTTCCACTGAACTGTATACAGGAGAGGTGACCagataataaagggaaagtgcataaactgttatgaataaagtggttgggacctctttgacctactggctttggtcaattacaactcacaatttattattaaacGTTTCTAGCTTCTCATACAaacagccatttcagaaaaaagAATGAGCAAGgaacttcttcagctgcaatgttcagtcattatacagcaattaaaattaagcataaatgttatcaaattttttttcctccaagTCATGCAAATGCAGcctgtgtctttttctcttaaactcttattaatttcacatttaaacagtgtacaggattttttttcattcaagctctgtcttaaataacaaagatcttatcattctaactttcataactattgcagggtagtggcctttgtcaacctgtggatgagaggattgttagaaaaattgatgcactagttaatgaaggtgtgaaagacaCACATGAAATGAAGAGACACCTCAATGTTTATgtcaaacaacaaatattgtcaaaggatgaaattcagccatctcCATCAAGCCGTCGCTTCTTTCCTAAGCCAAGTGACATTAGAAGTCACATGTATCATGCTTCAATTAAAAACagattctccaaaattgaccaagaaaatgttgtatacaaatacaaataggaACATAGTGGTACTGCTTCTTAACTCTGATATTTTCCATCCTTAATCAGACATGTCAAGACAAGAGGGGGCTTTAACAccactgcatttcattgttattcagATAACAGCAAAGGAAAACAGTGCtgttacaaagttcacttcaatagagtttctcactggaatgacaatgattgaaaagtccaaatcattttatacaacagtatgatcatgcaattaaggtatttctacccagatttattgcaccaactgtaaagcaataaaatattatcaataaaaattattatcagtAAGATCCAGTATCAACATTCTATTTACCAGTACCATTCTCTACATAattcttcttagggtctttcatgtacttgcaagaAAGATATTATGAAATGTCATCCTACATGTATTTCATTCTAAATgacccttatttttgatcaagtagGGGACTAAAGCAAACATCACAGGCTTTTACAAACTAATCCCCCCAAcaaaaaagtataataagcttatatttttcatacctatattattaatatatgtagCATTAACTATAATTAACTAGTATCAcattaagcttaagcttatgtaataaaaactattaaaattaaCTATTAAAgttgaaaattcatgtgttcatcgaaagaacagcttttgagtctctgagtctgcaaaacattaatgaggaatacttttccaaacgaagactgcatccagttgggcgcggatcctcctcaccctatgttatgtagtgtcctctgcaacagtgcaaaaaagtaacatcgagtgaagcggtaggcaaagataaaacggtaaaggcatgtaaacattcatccattcctcgaaaaaactgctttgtcagtcgttcagtgtgcaaactaaggaatagttgtcccagcagagttggcagccggcaaatttatcacctaatgcagaggataataaagcactttagcgccatatatttgtttttttttcgttatcagtcggacgatgacgtcacaaggacgatcggaaaattccgatcagtccagaccgcttcaccctatgttacctaatgccgacccaAAATTAATACAGTCGGTGCTTGGTAGCCTCGCCTCGCGCAGGGTGCTGTACAAGCAAgtgatgttgtttttgttgggGATATTGTAAAATGCTGTGTTAGCTCAGCAGGTACGTAAGgcacaattcctgaccggtattttttaaaacaacttatatagtttaaataaaccttcaagaggttgcaggcggtaagaactgttgcttgctgttCCTTGAGGCGGTaagtttgtataggtaatcaaattatttcgagtgcaatttggaataaataagcacgagtaaaattttttcagacaaaaaaaattgcacgagcccgagCTTTTTCTTCCCTAAACTCTCATTACGCACTCTCATTATACTTTAGTCTAACCGCGCATACCTTTTCTATTGCATATATAGCTGTGTTGACGGTCCCACTTATATAACCCAACCAATCTCATCAAACGATTAGTTATTCTCCAGAAACGTGTTGTGTCGTTAATAAAGAACTTAAATTATTGGAGGTTGAGGCgaatatttttattgcaatgaTCTTTTATGTTTcgctttgaaaataatttactcCCTCCTTTCTTTGATAATTTACGGCCCTTTTGTTCGACAAATTCACCAGTATAACACCAGGTCCTCCAATATTCGTGGCCGTTAACGAAACCAGGATTGGATTCCGGATCGAACACCGGATCGGATCGGATCGGATCGGATCGGACTGGTTTCTCCGCTTTTGAGAAAAAGCTGTTTTAACAATGCAACAGGTGGATTAGACTTTTTCTTTCGAGTCGCCTGTGTCTCtaataacaaaaattgtttctcatgtaTCACCAGCCTTAAAAGTCACCATCAGCTTGGAAATCAtcgcaaaaaattattttcacatTTCCAGTCGATTTTCTGTTTCATAACTTCATGCGATTACAGTTCCAAAACGAGGCTTGGCCACATGACATCTCCCGAATCGAAGATGGCGGAGAGAGGTGCAATTGTCTCTCATTGCACTGATTTCGCTTCTTTTCAACTCTACTCTCGACTGTAGTGGTCTTCTTTTTCACTGAGCCTAAATTGAAGCCTTCCTTTCAGAGGAGACAATGAAGAAAATCGCGGAAGAGGGTAAGGTACATTACAATAGCGACGACTTGTTGTCAATAAGATAAAGCcatgttaaggacggtgcctactattgttattgcgcatacgttctgcgcatctccagatactcggatttcctctCGCCAATTCTTACTAATACAGgaatatttttgcgcggtttaaaactatccggacaaagtagatcttagtaagtgctcttggtatccaaaacgaaaattgggggtaaccatgcatttttgagagttaattaagcttcaatttgagaaagaacgccatacattgctttgtattttaaagctttttacagatattattcgtgaattatctttgaaaaatgcgtggtaacccccaattttctttttggatttcaataggacttgttaagatctacatttcctgcataatcgcacaccggggaaaaaatatctttaattagtaggcaccgtccttaaatgacACTTCCATTATTTTCATTAACAAGAAGTCTTCTCACACCTATATCTGCTTTAGCCGAGTCCCTTGCAGTCGTAGAACAGCCAACAAGCAGTGACTTTGAATGTAACTTTGAACTCTAATTAATTAACAGACCGTTTAAACCATaacataaacaaatgaaatcaagagATTCTTAGTTTGAGAAAAGATATGAAGGCGGCAACGCCGAGGGACTACTGTGCTTATATTCAGGTAGTTAACTTAAATATTTAGTACAGAATCAGTTGTTTTAAATATTAACTAATTAAACAATTTCTTTTACGTGTAAACTCACATCAGGCGAACTAAAATGAACCACATAGTTCATGTCCACGTTACATTTTAATTAAAGTGCCGTTTGCTCAATCtgtttaatttctttcaaacgCTTCGCTCGAGTAAATTGattcaatattttgtttgaTCTTGCAGCAGCTATTAACCGGGTAATGGATCAGGCTACATTGTAGTTCATCTCATGGGAATTTCACTTTTCGGCCCGGGGCCAACAGGCCGGTACATGTTTCTTCCTGATTTTAAATCGCTTCAAAGTAATACCTTACAAAGGAATACCTTCAACTGTTTGTTGCTACCGAGGAACAGTCCATGATCCACAACAATATCCACGCAGAAAACCGAAATCCATTGGTTTGATTACAAACttcaacattttaaaataacttcACTTCAAATAAGACAGCTGTCATCCCTATACATATTGAATAGTGTAACGTCTGATCCGGAAAATAATCAGATTGCATCAGTCTTTCTGTGGTCTAGTTTGAGACATGACCCAGCTCTTACAAGAATTTGACACGGCACCGTGAACATGTCACTTTTGGAGTTTTCAGACAGTTTTATCCTGTTTTGACAATGAAATGGCTATCACTTTGGAATGGTTAAAACTGGAGGTTTCATTTGCAACTATAGATGTGAAAACGTTAAACAATCTTCTCTCCTTTCCAAATTGTCACCCCCAAAGAAATGACTCTCAGTTAATGGAAAATTTATGCTACTTATTACAGCTAATACCAAACTCCTCCTGCAACAGCATTTC belongs to Acropora muricata isolate sample 2 chromosome 9, ASM3666990v1, whole genome shotgun sequence and includes:
- the LOC136928064 gene encoding ras-related protein Rab-35-like produces the protein MAKEYKVVLCGKTGVGKTTLFRCLRGRSDQQRAMDHECKIKTTVGGETIELELWDTLGMEEYAQYTRSHFLLTQAVLFVYSVTDEDSFKQVLELLPLAKAHAQGACYILVRNKIDLTPTFSEDEIPGAFALQFSTSALNGTGTNEMLGNIATHLHLNATPMKSIHSPSAQDQHSQNGASYSCGGDGIVKLEFEEERVPRRRRRRWRCCLI
- the LOC136928063 gene encoding uncharacterized protein codes for the protein MDYRENVPLYKIVLAGDVGVGKTSIFQRYDKDRFIEHNDSTFGMDKLTKLLTVDGKQCKINVWDTAGMERTRSLTSNYYRNAHAVIFVYAIDDSYSLTVLHNWVQDVDKDAKMALKFLVGNKVDLADESSEVDKKQAELFCKNSGLHSQYHVSAKTGAGVKEMFYDIAKLMVHNTKAAHLNKDAFAIAENEDSKTTKSSNCC